In Lathamus discolor isolate bLatDis1 chromosome 1, bLatDis1.hap1, whole genome shotgun sequence, the following are encoded in one genomic region:
- the E2F7 gene encoding transcription factor E2F7 isoform X3, whose amino-acid sequence MEVSVLALRNLPSGRPGRRGRAEAAAQKENIFDRSRMAPKTPIKNEPVDLSKQKGCTPERNPITPVKLIDRPQPDPWTPTANLKMLISAASPDMRDREKKKELFRPIENSEQSDTPDLLQYDMVDDSTVDEFEKQRPSRKQKSLGLLCQKFLARYPSYPLSTEKTTISLDEVASILAKVRRLYDIANVLTSLGLIKKVHVTEERGRKPAFKWIGPVEFPGKTTNLGGLRGHSPTSDPLPGTQGACAPYQICATGRQRFTRHTSFNSTQSCEETRRKVGSEPSSPHQERQDAPNSYCSKMINPATVCRQKIEEDTRNEACSTETILKSARNPSVTSPLSLLSVPEDSEFCVNPLPQAVFPVVQTDVPSLSLPNGISSQAPYPSTLAASKTENGKPTLLPNQPFLCFPSSSLFMLCGGLQENNLRESLPSAGDVGNRNAEAQAAVPSAVCQKRSSHKCASPSAPVDDEEPATKKQTVEQRDLPLSLVVSKKPLESPKAESTPGSGCTSAVHLEAFRLDLTSPAAPEVSNKEPTKPLDSQEQEKGSQNKDPDDPSPGKAHISTESTNQPFLPQYLYVQSTAGLSGFNFLLPANQAPGAISLAASQIPSLSVPCVMLPSAALASFPLVCSPTITSPLPTVPDGSFSAATSMSFSMSSLASTAPVFIGTTAVVTPKVSPAPSVDPQQPAHPAQHLSPALPRSCGAVKLDSHVCMGHPVTLLKLQQPSSAPLTPKNIHPVRHEAFFKTPGSLGDPVAWKKNEGNQTRNASSVQRRLEISSSSPD is encoded by the exons ATGGAGGTGAGCGTCCTGGCTCTGCGGAACCTGCCGAGCGGCCggccggggcggcggggccgcgctgAGGCTGCCGCCCAGAAG gaaaacatATTTGATCGATCCAGGATGGCCCCAAAGACTCCCATTAAGAATGAACCAGTTGATTTATCAAAGCAAAAAGGCTGCACCCCTGAAAGAAATCCAATTACACCTGTTAAGCTCATTGACAGACCTCAGCCGGATCCCTGGACCCCCACTGCTAACCTGAAGATGCTTATTAGTGCTGCTAGCCCTGACATGAGGGAccgagaaaagaagaaagaactcTTCAGACCCATAGAAAACAGTGAGCAGAGTGACACACCTGATTTGTTACAG tatGATATGGTAGACGACAGCACGGTTGATGAATTTGAAAAGCAGCGGCCcagtagaaaacagaaaagcttagGACTCTTGTGCCAAAAATTTCTAGCTCGCTATCCAAGTTATCCGTTGTCAACAGAAAAAACTACTATTTCTTTGGATGAAGTGGCTTCAATTCTTG CAAAGGTACGAAGACTGTATGATATTGCCAATGTTCTCACCAGCCTAGGCTTGATCAAGAAAGTTCATGTCACAGAGGAAAGAGGACGCAAACCAGCCTTCAAGTGGATTGGGCCTGTGGAATTCCCTGGCAAGACCACTAACTTGG GTGGGCTGAGAGGGCATAGCCCAACATCTGATCCTCTGCCAGGGACACAAGGAGCCTGTGCCCCATATCAGATCTGTGCTACTGGAAGACAAAGGTTTACACGTCACACTTCATTTAACAGCACACAGTCTTGTGAAGAGACCAGAAGGAAGGTCGGTTCTGAGCCCAGCAGCCCACATCAAGAGAGACAAG ATGCTCCAAATTCATATTGCTCCAAAATGATAAATCCAGCAACTGTCTGCAGGCAGAAAATAGAGGAAGATACTAG gaatgaAGCTTGTTCCACAGAAACAATATTAAAATCAGCAAGGAACCCAAGCGTAACCTCGcctctctcccttctttcagttCCTGAGGACTCTGAATTTTGTGTTAACCCTTTGCCTCAGGCAGTTTTCCCTGTGGTTCAGACAGATGTGCCAAGCCTCTCACTGCCAAATGGCATCAGCAGCCAAGCTCCGTATCCTTCCACACTAGCAGCCtccaaaacagaaaatggaaaacctaCCTTGCTCCCTAACCAACCATTCCTGTGCTTTCCATCTTCATCCCTTTTTATGTTGTGTGGTGGTCTTCAAGAAAATAACTTGAGGGAGAGCCTGCCCAGTGCAGGAGATGTGGGAAACAGGAATGCAGAAGCTCAGGCTGCTGTACCTTCAGCTGTCTGCCAGAAGCGCAGCTCCCACAAGTGCGCatcaccctctgcacctgtaGATGATGAAGAGCCAGCTACTAAAAAGCAGACTGTGGAACAGAGGGATCTGCCTCTCTCACTTGTGGTATCCAAG aAGCCTTTAGAGTCACCCAAGGCTGAATCTACCCCAGGAAGTGGCTGTACCTCTGCTGTACATCTAGAAGCTTTTCGTCTTGACCTCACAagtcctgctgctccagaggTTTCAAACAAGGAGCCTACTAAACCTTTAGATTCTCAGGAGCAAGAAAAAGGGTCTCAGAATAAAGACCCTGATGACCCCTCTCCAGGAAAAGCGCACATCTCTACAGAAAGCACCAATCAACCTTTCCTACCACAGTATCTCTATGTTCAATCTACTGCTG GATTGAGCGGTTTTAATTTCCTGCTCCCTGCAAACCAAGCCCCTGGTGCCATCAGTCTCGCTGCGAGCCAGATACCTTCTCTGAGCGTCCCCTGTGTCATGCTGCCGTCAGCAGCCTTGGCTTCCTTCCCTCTTGTTTGTTCTCCCACGATCACCAGTCCTCTTCCCACAGTTCCCGATGGCTCCTTTTCAGCTGCCACCTCCATGAGTTTCAGCATGTCCAGCCTGGCATCAACAGCACCTGTTTTCATAGGCACCACGGCAGTGGTCACCCCCAAGGTCTCACCTGCGCCTTCAGTGGATCCTCAGCAACCAGCTCACCCTGCTCAGCACCTGAGTCCTGCTCTCCCAAGATCTTGTGGTGCTGTTAAATTGGACTCCCATGTGTGTATGGGGCATCCGgtgacccttctgaagctgcagCAG CCTTCATCAGCTCCCCTCACTCCCAAGAACATTCATCCTGTGCGTCATGAGGCATTTTTCAAAACTCCTGGAAGTCTTGGAGACCCTGTtgcatggaagaaaaatgaaggcaaCCAGACCAGAAATGCCAGCTCTGTGCAGAGGAGACTGGAAATCTCTAGTTCCAGCCCTGACTAA
- the E2F7 gene encoding transcription factor E2F7 isoform X1, whose translation MEVSVLALRNLPSGRPGRRGRAEAAAQKENIFDRSRMAPKTPIKNEPVDLSKQKGCTPERNPITPVKLIDRPQPDPWTPTANLKMLISAASPDMRDREKKKELFRPIENSEQSDTPDLLQYDMVDDSTVDEFEKQRPSRKQKSLGLLCQKFLARYPSYPLSTEKTTISLDEVASILGVERRRIYDIVNVLESLHLVSRVAKNQYCWHGRHNLSQTLKTLQEAGELQYGELMTVFQHKEQDLEYKFGEQKKETIPDSQDRPLMDFSEPDCTSASANSRKDKSLRIMSQKFVMLFLVSKTKIVTLDIAAKILIEETQDTVDHSKFKTKVRRLYDIANVLTSLGLIKKVHVTEERGRKPAFKWIGPVEFPGKTTNLGGLRGHSPTSDPLPGTQGACAPYQICATGRQRFTRHTSFNSTQSCEETRRKVGSEPSSPHQERQDAPNSYCSKMINPATVCRQKIEEDTRNEACSTETILKSARNPSVTSPLSLLSVPEDSEFCVNPLPQAVFPVVQTDVPSLSLPNGISSQAPYPSTLAASKTENGKPTLLPNQPFLCFPSSSLFMLCGGLQENNLRESLPSAGDVGNRNAEAQAAVPSAVCQKRSSHKCASPSAPVDDEEPATKKQTVEQRDLPLSLVVSKKPLESPKAESTPGSGCTSAVHLEAFRLDLTSPAAPEVSNKEPTKPLDSQEQEKGSQNKDPDDPSPGKAHISTESTNQPFLPQYLYVQSTAGLSGFNFLLPANQAPGAISLAASQIPSLSVPCVMLPSAALASFPLVCSPTITSPLPTVPDGSFSAATSMSFSMSSLASTAPVFIGTTAVVTPKVSPAPSVDPQQPAHPAQHLSPALPRSCGAVKLDSHVCMGHPVTLLKLQQPSSAPLTPKNIHPVRHEAFFKTPGSLGDPVAWKKNEGNQTRNASSVQRRLEISSSSPD comes from the exons ATGGAGGTGAGCGTCCTGGCTCTGCGGAACCTGCCGAGCGGCCggccggggcggcggggccgcgctgAGGCTGCCGCCCAGAAG gaaaacatATTTGATCGATCCAGGATGGCCCCAAAGACTCCCATTAAGAATGAACCAGTTGATTTATCAAAGCAAAAAGGCTGCACCCCTGAAAGAAATCCAATTACACCTGTTAAGCTCATTGACAGACCTCAGCCGGATCCCTGGACCCCCACTGCTAACCTGAAGATGCTTATTAGTGCTGCTAGCCCTGACATGAGGGAccgagaaaagaagaaagaactcTTCAGACCCATAGAAAACAGTGAGCAGAGTGACACACCTGATTTGTTACAG tatGATATGGTAGACGACAGCACGGTTGATGAATTTGAAAAGCAGCGGCCcagtagaaaacagaaaagcttagGACTCTTGTGCCAAAAATTTCTAGCTCGCTATCCAAGTTATCCGTTGTCAACAGAAAAAACTACTATTTCTTTGGATGAAGTGGCTTCAATTCTTG GAGTTGAGCGGAGACGAATTTACGATATAGTGAATGTCCTGGAGTCATTGCATTTGGTTAGCCGTGTGGCCAAGAACCAGTACTGCTGGCATGGCCGGCACAACCTCAGTCAGACTCTGAAAACACTTCAGGaagcaggagagctgcagtATGGAGAGCTAATGACCGTCTTCCAGCACAAGGAGCAGGACCTGGAGTACAAATTtggagaacagaaaaaggaaactatACCAGATTCTCAAGACAGACCCTTAATGGACTTTTCAGAACCAGATTGCACCTCTG CATCTGCAAACAGCAGAAAGGACAAGTCATTGCGGATTATGAGCCAAAAGTTTGTCATGCTGTTCCTTGTCTCCAAGACTAAGATAGTCACTCTGGACATCGCAGCAAAGATACTGATAGAAGAAACCCAGGATACAGTGGACCACAGCAAGTTTAAAA CAAAGGTACGAAGACTGTATGATATTGCCAATGTTCTCACCAGCCTAGGCTTGATCAAGAAAGTTCATGTCACAGAGGAAAGAGGACGCAAACCAGCCTTCAAGTGGATTGGGCCTGTGGAATTCCCTGGCAAGACCACTAACTTGG GTGGGCTGAGAGGGCATAGCCCAACATCTGATCCTCTGCCAGGGACACAAGGAGCCTGTGCCCCATATCAGATCTGTGCTACTGGAAGACAAAGGTTTACACGTCACACTTCATTTAACAGCACACAGTCTTGTGAAGAGACCAGAAGGAAGGTCGGTTCTGAGCCCAGCAGCCCACATCAAGAGAGACAAG ATGCTCCAAATTCATATTGCTCCAAAATGATAAATCCAGCAACTGTCTGCAGGCAGAAAATAGAGGAAGATACTAG gaatgaAGCTTGTTCCACAGAAACAATATTAAAATCAGCAAGGAACCCAAGCGTAACCTCGcctctctcccttctttcagttCCTGAGGACTCTGAATTTTGTGTTAACCCTTTGCCTCAGGCAGTTTTCCCTGTGGTTCAGACAGATGTGCCAAGCCTCTCACTGCCAAATGGCATCAGCAGCCAAGCTCCGTATCCTTCCACACTAGCAGCCtccaaaacagaaaatggaaaacctaCCTTGCTCCCTAACCAACCATTCCTGTGCTTTCCATCTTCATCCCTTTTTATGTTGTGTGGTGGTCTTCAAGAAAATAACTTGAGGGAGAGCCTGCCCAGTGCAGGAGATGTGGGAAACAGGAATGCAGAAGCTCAGGCTGCTGTACCTTCAGCTGTCTGCCAGAAGCGCAGCTCCCACAAGTGCGCatcaccctctgcacctgtaGATGATGAAGAGCCAGCTACTAAAAAGCAGACTGTGGAACAGAGGGATCTGCCTCTCTCACTTGTGGTATCCAAG aAGCCTTTAGAGTCACCCAAGGCTGAATCTACCCCAGGAAGTGGCTGTACCTCTGCTGTACATCTAGAAGCTTTTCGTCTTGACCTCACAagtcctgctgctccagaggTTTCAAACAAGGAGCCTACTAAACCTTTAGATTCTCAGGAGCAAGAAAAAGGGTCTCAGAATAAAGACCCTGATGACCCCTCTCCAGGAAAAGCGCACATCTCTACAGAAAGCACCAATCAACCTTTCCTACCACAGTATCTCTATGTTCAATCTACTGCTG GATTGAGCGGTTTTAATTTCCTGCTCCCTGCAAACCAAGCCCCTGGTGCCATCAGTCTCGCTGCGAGCCAGATACCTTCTCTGAGCGTCCCCTGTGTCATGCTGCCGTCAGCAGCCTTGGCTTCCTTCCCTCTTGTTTGTTCTCCCACGATCACCAGTCCTCTTCCCACAGTTCCCGATGGCTCCTTTTCAGCTGCCACCTCCATGAGTTTCAGCATGTCCAGCCTGGCATCAACAGCACCTGTTTTCATAGGCACCACGGCAGTGGTCACCCCCAAGGTCTCACCTGCGCCTTCAGTGGATCCTCAGCAACCAGCTCACCCTGCTCAGCACCTGAGTCCTGCTCTCCCAAGATCTTGTGGTGCTGTTAAATTGGACTCCCATGTGTGTATGGGGCATCCGgtgacccttctgaagctgcagCAG CCTTCATCAGCTCCCCTCACTCCCAAGAACATTCATCCTGTGCGTCATGAGGCATTTTTCAAAACTCCTGGAAGTCTTGGAGACCCTGTtgcatggaagaaaaatgaaggcaaCCAGACCAGAAATGCCAGCTCTGTGCAGAGGAGACTGGAAATCTCTAGTTCCAGCCCTGACTAA
- the E2F7 gene encoding transcription factor E2F7 isoform X2, with protein sequence MVDDSTVDEFEKQRPSRKQKSLGLLCQKFLARYPSYPLSTEKTTISLDEVASILGVERRRIYDIVNVLESLHLVSRVAKNQYCWHGRHNLSQTLKTLQEAGELQYGELMTVFQHKEQDLEYKFGEQKKETIPDSQDRPLMDFSEPDCTSASANSRKDKSLRIMSQKFVMLFLVSKTKIVTLDIAAKILIEETQDTVDHSKFKTKVRRLYDIANVLTSLGLIKKVHVTEERGRKPAFKWIGPVEFPGKTTNLGGLRGHSPTSDPLPGTQGACAPYQICATGRQRFTRHTSFNSTQSCEETRRKVGSEPSSPHQERQDAPNSYCSKMINPATVCRQKIEEDTRNEACSTETILKSARNPSVTSPLSLLSVPEDSEFCVNPLPQAVFPVVQTDVPSLSLPNGISSQAPYPSTLAASKTENGKPTLLPNQPFLCFPSSSLFMLCGGLQENNLRESLPSAGDVGNRNAEAQAAVPSAVCQKRSSHKCASPSAPVDDEEPATKKQTVEQRDLPLSLVVSKKPLESPKAESTPGSGCTSAVHLEAFRLDLTSPAAPEVSNKEPTKPLDSQEQEKGSQNKDPDDPSPGKAHISTESTNQPFLPQYLYVQSTAGLSGFNFLLPANQAPGAISLAASQIPSLSVPCVMLPSAALASFPLVCSPTITSPLPTVPDGSFSAATSMSFSMSSLASTAPVFIGTTAVVTPKVSPAPSVDPQQPAHPAQHLSPALPRSCGAVKLDSHVCMGHPVTLLKLQQPSSAPLTPKNIHPVRHEAFFKTPGSLGDPVAWKKNEGNQTRNASSVQRRLEISSSSPD encoded by the exons ATGGTAGACGACAGCACGGTTGATGAATTTGAAAAGCAGCGGCCcagtagaaaacagaaaagcttagGACTCTTGTGCCAAAAATTTCTAGCTCGCTATCCAAGTTATCCGTTGTCAACAGAAAAAACTACTATTTCTTTGGATGAAGTGGCTTCAATTCTTG GAGTTGAGCGGAGACGAATTTACGATATAGTGAATGTCCTGGAGTCATTGCATTTGGTTAGCCGTGTGGCCAAGAACCAGTACTGCTGGCATGGCCGGCACAACCTCAGTCAGACTCTGAAAACACTTCAGGaagcaggagagctgcagtATGGAGAGCTAATGACCGTCTTCCAGCACAAGGAGCAGGACCTGGAGTACAAATTtggagaacagaaaaaggaaactatACCAGATTCTCAAGACAGACCCTTAATGGACTTTTCAGAACCAGATTGCACCTCTG CATCTGCAAACAGCAGAAAGGACAAGTCATTGCGGATTATGAGCCAAAAGTTTGTCATGCTGTTCCTTGTCTCCAAGACTAAGATAGTCACTCTGGACATCGCAGCAAAGATACTGATAGAAGAAACCCAGGATACAGTGGACCACAGCAAGTTTAAAA CAAAGGTACGAAGACTGTATGATATTGCCAATGTTCTCACCAGCCTAGGCTTGATCAAGAAAGTTCATGTCACAGAGGAAAGAGGACGCAAACCAGCCTTCAAGTGGATTGGGCCTGTGGAATTCCCTGGCAAGACCACTAACTTGG GTGGGCTGAGAGGGCATAGCCCAACATCTGATCCTCTGCCAGGGACACAAGGAGCCTGTGCCCCATATCAGATCTGTGCTACTGGAAGACAAAGGTTTACACGTCACACTTCATTTAACAGCACACAGTCTTGTGAAGAGACCAGAAGGAAGGTCGGTTCTGAGCCCAGCAGCCCACATCAAGAGAGACAAG ATGCTCCAAATTCATATTGCTCCAAAATGATAAATCCAGCAACTGTCTGCAGGCAGAAAATAGAGGAAGATACTAG gaatgaAGCTTGTTCCACAGAAACAATATTAAAATCAGCAAGGAACCCAAGCGTAACCTCGcctctctcccttctttcagttCCTGAGGACTCTGAATTTTGTGTTAACCCTTTGCCTCAGGCAGTTTTCCCTGTGGTTCAGACAGATGTGCCAAGCCTCTCACTGCCAAATGGCATCAGCAGCCAAGCTCCGTATCCTTCCACACTAGCAGCCtccaaaacagaaaatggaaaacctaCCTTGCTCCCTAACCAACCATTCCTGTGCTTTCCATCTTCATCCCTTTTTATGTTGTGTGGTGGTCTTCAAGAAAATAACTTGAGGGAGAGCCTGCCCAGTGCAGGAGATGTGGGAAACAGGAATGCAGAAGCTCAGGCTGCTGTACCTTCAGCTGTCTGCCAGAAGCGCAGCTCCCACAAGTGCGCatcaccctctgcacctgtaGATGATGAAGAGCCAGCTACTAAAAAGCAGACTGTGGAACAGAGGGATCTGCCTCTCTCACTTGTGGTATCCAAG aAGCCTTTAGAGTCACCCAAGGCTGAATCTACCCCAGGAAGTGGCTGTACCTCTGCTGTACATCTAGAAGCTTTTCGTCTTGACCTCACAagtcctgctgctccagaggTTTCAAACAAGGAGCCTACTAAACCTTTAGATTCTCAGGAGCAAGAAAAAGGGTCTCAGAATAAAGACCCTGATGACCCCTCTCCAGGAAAAGCGCACATCTCTACAGAAAGCACCAATCAACCTTTCCTACCACAGTATCTCTATGTTCAATCTACTGCTG GATTGAGCGGTTTTAATTTCCTGCTCCCTGCAAACCAAGCCCCTGGTGCCATCAGTCTCGCTGCGAGCCAGATACCTTCTCTGAGCGTCCCCTGTGTCATGCTGCCGTCAGCAGCCTTGGCTTCCTTCCCTCTTGTTTGTTCTCCCACGATCACCAGTCCTCTTCCCACAGTTCCCGATGGCTCCTTTTCAGCTGCCACCTCCATGAGTTTCAGCATGTCCAGCCTGGCATCAACAGCACCTGTTTTCATAGGCACCACGGCAGTGGTCACCCCCAAGGTCTCACCTGCGCCTTCAGTGGATCCTCAGCAACCAGCTCACCCTGCTCAGCACCTGAGTCCTGCTCTCCCAAGATCTTGTGGTGCTGTTAAATTGGACTCCCATGTGTGTATGGGGCATCCGgtgacccttctgaagctgcagCAG CCTTCATCAGCTCCCCTCACTCCCAAGAACATTCATCCTGTGCGTCATGAGGCATTTTTCAAAACTCCTGGAAGTCTTGGAGACCCTGTtgcatggaagaaaaatgaaggcaaCCAGACCAGAAATGCCAGCTCTGTGCAGAGGAGACTGGAAATCTCTAGTTCCAGCCCTGACTAA